The following are from one region of the Lacinutrix sp. Bg11-31 genome:
- a CDS encoding SDR family oxidoreductase gives MKENKYHTEDLSKSTFLVTGGAGFIGSNLVEYLLKNGIKKVVILDNFATGHLKNISTSLEDSRCELIEGDIRDLETCKKSMINVDYVLHQAALGSVPRSINDPITSNEVNISGFLNMLVAAKESKSVKRMVYAASSSTYGDSEGLPKVEDVIGKPLSPYAVTKYVNELYSDVFYKTYGLETIGLRYFNVFGPHQDPNGAYAAVIPKFIGQFLNKENILINGDGKHSRDFTYIENVIQANIKAALSKNPESINQIYNVAFGENTNLNELVDDIKDGLRSLNVDYSATNVKHGPDRAGDVKHSLADISKAKKLINYNPIYSFKEGIKITTQWYHNEL, from the coding sequence ATGAAAGAAAATAAATACCATACAGAAGATTTATCTAAATCAACATTTTTAGTAACTGGAGGAGCTGGTTTTATAGGAAGTAATCTTGTAGAATATCTATTAAAGAACGGAATAAAAAAAGTAGTGATTTTAGATAATTTTGCTACAGGTCACCTTAAGAATATTAGTACCTCTTTAGAAGATTCTCGTTGTGAATTAATAGAAGGAGATATAAGAGATTTAGAAACTTGTAAAAAAAGCATGATTAATGTTGACTACGTCTTGCATCAGGCAGCTTTAGGCTCTGTTCCACGTTCAATAAATGATCCGATAACATCAAACGAAGTTAATATTTCTGGTTTCTTAAATATGCTTGTAGCTGCTAAGGAATCTAAAAGCGTTAAAAGAATGGTTTATGCGGCATCATCAAGTACTTATGGTGATAGTGAGGGCTTGCCAAAGGTGGAAGATGTTATTGGTAAACCACTTTCTCCGTATGCAGTTACAAAATACGTTAATGAGTTATATTCAGACGTTTTTTATAAAACTTATGGATTAGAAACTATTGGTCTTAGATACTTTAATGTATTTGGGCCACACCAAGATCCTAATGGTGCTTATGCTGCTGTAATACCAAAATTTATTGGACAGTTTTTAAATAAAGAAAATATATTAATTAATGGTGACGGAAAACATTCAAGAGATTTTACTTATATTGAGAATGTAATACAAGCAAATATTAAAGCTGCACTTTCTAAAAACCCAGAATCAATTAATCAAATATATAATGTCGCATTTGGAGAGAACACTAACCTAAACGAGTTGGTAGATGACATAAAGGATGGTTTAAGAAGTTTAAATGTGGATTACAGCGCAACAAATGTTAAACATGGGCCTGATAGAGCAGGGGATGTTAAACACTCTTTAGCAGATATTTCTAAAGCAAAAAAGTTAATAAACTATAATCCTATATACTCTTTTAAAGAAGGAATAAAAATAACCACACAATGGTACCATAATGAATTATAA
- a CDS encoding acyltransferase produces the protein MKKLSYLNHIDSLRAIAVLLVIFYHLDIDAFKGGFIGVDVFFVISGFLITRIINHEFLEKGTVSLKTFYIRRIRRLIPTLFLTFIFTFLAFSPSDFMNAAKSMFMSS, from the coding sequence ATGAAAAAACTTAGTTATTTAAATCATATAGATTCATTAAGAGCAATTGCAGTATTGTTAGTAATATTCTATCACCTTGATATTGATGCTTTCAAAGGAGGCTTTATTGGTGTCGATGTTTTCTTTGTAATTAGTGGGTTTTTAATAACACGTATAATAAATCATGAATTTCTAGAAAAAGGTACGGTTAGTTTAAAAACTTTTTATATTAGAAGGATAAGACGTTTAATTCCAACACTTTTTTTAACCTTTATTTTTACTTTTCTAGCATTTTCTCCTTCAGATTTTATGAATGCAGCTAAGTCAATGTTTATGAGTTCTTAA